TGCCACCCTCCAGCTCCTACTTCAAGCTCCAGCCCACATGTTCCTCTTCTGTGACCTTCCCCTTAAGCCCTCCTTCCCACTTCCACTGTCTGACAAGTGACTTCGATATTCCCCTAAGCCCCAAGTAATTCAGGAGGTGAGCGGTGGGTGTAGTCAACTCAGACCTTGGAAGTTCAGCGCGGAGCCTTGTCATCTGAGGCTGTCGACCCGTCCATTAAGAGAGAAACTATCTGAGGGTCCCAGGCGCGGCAGGACAACCTGCTGGGACCCCCACGTCTACACACTCAAAGGCCGAGGCCAAGGCAGGGACcagcctgtccctccctccccgccCCTGCTGGCTCTCTCCCGCCTTCGGCCAATCCTCCCAGCTCCCTACTTCGCGAGTCTACAAACTCCGAACTCGCAGTTTCCGCGCCTCCCCGGTGCCCGCGTTCTCTATTCTGAATCCGAGGGTCCTCTCCCAGCGTCTACCCCCCATCTCGGGGGACCCAGGGGAGCCAGTGGGGACCGGATCCGGCGGGTGGAGCGGCCAGGTGAGCCCTGAAaggtggggcggggcgggggcgctCTGGGCCCCACCCCGGGATCCGGTGACGCTGGGGCTGGAATTTGACACCGGACGGCGGCGGGCAGGAGGCTGCTGAGGGATGGAGTTGGGCTCGGCCCCCAGACACGGCCCGCGGGCTCCGCCAGCAGCAAGTCCCTCGGGTCCCAGCCCTGGCTGTGACTGGGGTTGGGAACCCGGCACCCGAGGTAAGCCAAACCGCTTGCCTGTATCCTGGTCCCAGTCCTGGATGGACGctccaggggctgggggcaggggcaaGGCAGCCTTCACTTTTCTGGCATCCTCCCTCTCCTGGGCCCTCGGAGCAGCTCTCTGCTTCTCCCAGCCCCTCCAGTCCCTCTTGTCCCTTGTTAGACTGCGCTAGTCCTGCTGTAATGTGAGGCTCCCGCTGCCGCTACAGGGCACAGACTGGCTGCCAAGGCCGCACTTTTGGCTAAAAGAAGTGCTGCCAGGTGCACAGCTCTGGGTATGAGCCATTTGAGCTGCGGGGGCAAGTCCAGCACTGGACCCAAGAAAGGTGCCTAGAAGAAAACGGTGCAGGACCCCCACCCATGGTGAGTAGTGGGATGATGGAATCGGGTGGCAAGGGCTCAGGATCAAGTgacccaggagagagagaggggactTGAGCTGCCATCAAGCAAGGGTCCTGCTCCTGGGCTCCCCCTAGTGCAGAGGCCCCTAAGCTTTTTGCTCCATGGTGATAACAGTGGCCTGGTCTTGAGGACTCTGAATTCAGTTAGCCGATAAGCCAACGCCTGGCCCTGTAGGAATGCCTGAGGAGATCTGTTCCACAGATGTGTAGGCATTCTGAGTCCTAGGGGGAGGTAAGTGACAACCCGATCCAAGAGGAGGCTGGCTAATGAGGGCCCATGAAAGTTCTGGGTTCCCAGAGAGGCATTTGAGAGTGCTAGTCAGTGGGGGCTTAGGAAGACTAGCTGGGACCAGGAAGGATGATGGCTCATGGGGGAAACTTCTAGGAGCAAGGCCAGGCTACCAGATCCACAAGAGGAGACAGACATGGGCAAGCTCTCAGGGTGGCTCAGGTCTGAGATCAGGCTGCTATGAAGGCCAGCCTAGCCTGGTCCTCCTGGGAGTGACTCAGACCCAAGTGCAGAAAGAATATAGAAAAGCCCACCTCCCCTTCAAGTCTGCAGACTTGGCAGACTCTGCCCCCTGGTGGCCATAGGAAGCCATGGCCCAAGCCCTGTGTTTTCAGAGGGCCCATCAGCCTCCACCTTCTGCTGGTAAGGGACATCTgtggacagaaaaagaaaacgcATGTCTCTGGGTCCAGAACACATATTACAGAGGAACAAGGTTCAGTGGTGCTGGTCCTGGTGGGCAGCACAGGCCTCACTGGGCCTCACTGTCATCATATAACTCTTGAGTGACCAGCAGCCACTCTAATTCTTCTCCAGGTCTCAGATTCCTCCCCTGTGGCATGGGTGAAAGCTGTCTGTGGGACCAGGGATGGCCAGCTACTGCTATCTTCTCCAGTCAGTCTTGGCAGCTCCAGCCCCACAACACAGAACAGGAAAGTTGGGAAAACAGGACCCCTCTCCCCACGGTTGTCTGGGTCTACCCTTATGACCTTAGGTAATCTCTGAGTTTCTCTGAGCCTTGTTTGCTCATCTGGAAAAAGGgaattaaatcatttatttacttcATGGAGTTGTGAAAGAGGAAATAGTTGCAAAGCACCTAACACATAGTAAGGTTCTCAATGCAGCTACTTTTCCTGGATTGAGTCCAGCTACCCAAGTCCCCTGTAGCTTGGAGAAACTCAGGTGGAAAGATGACCTCCTTAAAAGATAACTCATCTCTCAATATGCAAGCTGCCTCACAAAAAGGGTGGGGGAACAGGTCATCAAAGGCTGATGGGAGCTCCTGGTGTTGATAGAGATGGAACTTGGACTTGGAGGCCCTACCGCACTGCCCCACTGCTCCTGGCCTAAGTGGCAGGTGAGTGACCCACAGGCACTCTCAGCTGGTTTTGAGGAAGGGTGGCTTGactggggaggaagagaagggttTGGCGTGGGCTGAGACCAGATTTAGGAGGGAAAATGGTCAGGCAGGGAGGAACCAGGCATGTGAGTTAAGGAACAGGACTTCTCTGGATGCTCAATGCACTCAGGCGATTCTTCCCATGAGCTCTCAAAAGCTTGGAACCCATTAGGTCTTGAACCTAAGCCCTTCCAGACTTCCCGCCAACAACTAGGAACCCAACCCCCTCTCCGATCTCAGCCCAAGGCAGCCCCTCCTTGGGCTCGCCCCACCGCAGCCCACCAGGGCGCCCTCTTCCTTCCTGAGGCTCCATTTCCACCTCTGCGCAGCCCGCCCTGTGGCCGACCTTGACCGCTCTGGTCCTGCTGAGTAGCGTCACGGAGGCCTCCCTGGACCCCAAGCCCCACAGTTCGACCACCCGCGAAGACCCCGCGCCAGTCCTGGCGCCGCCCACCCGCCACCTCCCGGGTAGGTGAGAGCGTGAAGGGGCGGGGCAGGGGCGAGGCTGGCCCGGGAGTGTGTGACTTTATCTCCTTCCAGGGCAACTCACGGCCCGTTTGTGCGGCGGAAGAGCCCGGCGGACACAGCCACAGCCTCCCCAACCGGTACCCCCGCCGCCCGCGCCCCCACCCCCGCCCGTGTCCCCGCCTACTGCGCCCCGTGGTGTCCGCGCGCCGCGTGCTGGGATCCGGGGCAGCCGCACGGGGGCCACGGGCACGCGGAGCTGCCGCCTGCGTTCGCAGCTGGTGCCGGTTCATGCTCTCGGTTTGGGCCACAGATCCGATGAACTGGTGCGTTTCCGTTTCTGCAGCGGCTCCTGTCGCCGCGCTCGCACCCCGCATGACCTTAGCCTGGCCAGCCTGCTGGACACTGGGGCCCTGAAGCCGCCCCCCGGCTCCCGGCCAGTCAGCCAGCCCTGCTGCCGGCCTACTCGCTATGAGGCAGTCTCTTTCATGGACGTCAACAGCACCTGGAGGACCGTGGACCACCTCTCAGCCACTGCCTGTGGCTGCCTAGGCTGAGGGATCTCTCCAAGGCTTTGCACATCCTTACTCCTGCATCTTGATGCCTCAGACCTCCCTGCTGGGCCCCATTAGCCAGGGCCTCAGCCAGAGATGGAGACCTCAGAACTGAGTTGCCAAGCCCCATCAGAGATAACAAACATTGGCTCTGGAGAAATGGAGGGACTATTCACCAGCAGCCTCAAGGGGTTTATATGGACACCAGAGACTTCAGCCATGGAAACATTAGGAACCACTTCTCACACACTGGCACTGGCCAGGCAGAAGTCTTGGGACC
This region of Ictidomys tridecemlineatus isolate mIctTri1 chromosome 11, mIctTri1.hap1, whole genome shotgun sequence genomic DNA includes:
- the Artn gene encoding artemin translates to MELGLGGPTALPHCSWPKWQPALWPTLTALVLLSSVTEASLDPKPHSSTTREDPAPVLAPPTRHLPGQLTARLCGGRARRTQPQPPQPVPPPPAPPPPPVSPPTAPRGVRAPRAGIRGSRTGATGTRSCRLRSQLVPVHALGLGHRSDELVRFRFCSGSCRRARTPHDLSLASLLDTGALKPPPGSRPVSQPCCRPTRYEAVSFMDVNSTWRTVDHLSATACGCLG